The Streptomyces sp. NBC_00335 DNA window ATTCAGTAATACTTCAAGTAGTCGTTTCAGTGAGTTCGGAGAAGTTCCGAGGAGCTTCCCGCTCAGCGGGAACAGCTCGTTCCGCGCCCGGCACGGCCCGGCGTACGTTCCTCGCCATCGATCCCGAACACCCGAAGATCCTTGATCTGAGAAGGGGACACCATGAGTGACGAAGAGGTCCTCGCAGCGGTCCGCGCCCTCGCCCCCGCCCTCCGCGAGCGCAGCGCAGAGGCCGAAACCCTGCGCAAGGTCCCCGAGGCGAGCATCAAGGAACTCGCCGCCACCGGCTTCTTCCGGCTGCTCCAGCCGAAGGCCCACGGCGGGTACGCCGCCGACCCCGCCCTCTTCTACGCCGCCGTCAAGGACATAGCCAAGGCCTGCGGCTCCACCGGCTGGGTCGCCTCCGTCGTCGGCGTCCACCCCTGGCACGTCGCCCTCTACGACCCCCGCGCCCAGGAAGAGGTCTGGGGCCAGGACCGCGACACGCGGATCTGCTCCTCCTACGCCCCCACCGGCAAGGTCACCCCCGTCGACGGAGGCTTCACCCTCACCGGCCGCTGGCACTTCTCCTCCGGCTGCGACCACGCCGACTGGGCCCTGCTCGGCGGACTCGTCACCGACGCCGAAGGCCGCCCCGTCGACATGCGGACCTTCCTGATCCCGCGCTCCCAGTACCGCATCGACGAGGTCTGGGACACCGTCGGCCTGCGCGGCTCCGGCTCCAACGACATCGTCGTGGAGGAGGTGTTCGTCCCCGAACACCGCGCGCTGAGCTTCGGCCCCGTCACCGCCCTCCAGGTACCCGGCCACCGCCTCAACCCCGAGCCGCTCTACCGGCTCCCCTACGCCTCCGTCTTCACCACCACCATCTCCACCCCCATCGTCGGCATCGCCGAAGGCGCCTACGAGGACTA harbors:
- the hsaA gene encoding 3-hydroxy-9,10-secoandrosta-1,3,5(10)-triene-9,17-dione monooxygenase oxygenase subunit, with translation MSDEEVLAAVRALAPALRERSAEAETLRKVPEASIKELAATGFFRLLQPKAHGGYAADPALFYAAVKDIAKACGSTGWVASVVGVHPWHVALYDPRAQEEVWGQDRDTRICSSYAPTGKVTPVDGGFTLTGRWHFSSGCDHADWALLGGLVTDAEGRPVDMRTFLIPRSQYRIDEVWDTVGLRGSGSNDIVVEEVFVPEHRALSFGPVTALQVPGHRLNPEPLYRLPYASVFTTTISTPIVGIAEGAYEDYVTATRERFRISYGQQVAEDPFAQVRIARAASDIDASWLQLQRNVSELYALAERGEELPTPLRTRARRDQVLATERCVAAVDLLMENAGGSAMRTGPNPVQRAWRDVHTGRGHAANDPERALVLFGQGALGLDIQDTML